Proteins from a single region of Streptomyces sp. Tu 3180:
- a CDS encoding DUF6126 family protein: protein MTGKDMEEKFPRALWVRLIVYVVVGHLFAAFVYFLFEVAPKK, encoded by the coding sequence ATGACCGGCAAGGACATGGAGGAGAAGTTCCCGCGCGCCCTGTGGGTGAGGCTGATCGTCTACGTCGTCGTGGGGCACCTCTTCGCGGCCTTCGTCTACTTCCTGTTCGAGGTGGCCCCGAAGAAGTAG
- a CDS encoding MBL fold metallo-hydrolase, whose protein sequence is MAGFRSQSPGLRALRPAAFGADPRGERMARIRRSPHFKDGVFQNPGGTARTRPSGSTRDLAKVFLDKDSRSRRTPKGTVPVHATTLADLSRPPATGLRLTWMGHSSVLAEIDGHRVLFDPVWGERCSPFPFAGPKRLHPVPLPLAALGPVDAVVISHDHYDHLDLPSIKALAGTDTLFAVPLGVGAHLERWGVSAGRLRELDWHEATRIGGLTLTATPARHFCGRGLRNTQHTLWASWVVAGEEHRIYHSGDTGYFEGFKDIGAGHGPFDATMIQVGAYSEFWPDIHMTPEEGVRSHLDLQGGDPAGVLLPIHWGTFNLAPHAWAEPGEWMKDVAEEAGQAAVFPRPGEPFEPAGELPVEAWWRAVSGPIAQPWRRPRGAGAAAEMSSGDLDLAGER, encoded by the coding sequence GTGGCCGGTTTCCGTTCTCAGAGTCCCGGGCTCCGCGCGCTGCGGCCCGCGGCCTTCGGCGCGGACCCCAGGGGTGAGCGCATGGCGCGCATCCGCAGATCCCCGCACTTCAAGGACGGGGTGTTCCAGAACCCCGGGGGCACCGCCCGGACCCGCCCGTCGGGCTCGACGCGGGACCTGGCGAAGGTCTTCCTCGACAAGGACTCCCGCTCGCGGCGCACACCCAAGGGCACGGTGCCGGTGCACGCCACCACCCTCGCCGACCTCTCCCGGCCCCCCGCCACCGGGCTGCGCCTGACCTGGATGGGCCACTCCAGCGTGCTCGCGGAGATCGACGGGCACCGGGTCCTGTTCGACCCGGTGTGGGGCGAGCGCTGCTCCCCGTTCCCCTTCGCCGGGCCCAAGCGGCTGCACCCCGTGCCGCTGCCGCTGGCCGCGCTCGGTCCGGTCGACGCCGTCGTCATCTCGCACGACCACTACGACCACCTGGACCTGCCCAGCATCAAGGCGCTGGCCGGCACGGACACCCTGTTCGCCGTGCCGCTGGGCGTCGGTGCGCACCTGGAGCGCTGGGGCGTGTCCGCCGGCCGGCTGCGCGAGCTGGACTGGCACGAGGCGACGAGGATCGGCGGACTCACCCTGACCGCCACCCCGGCCCGCCACTTCTGCGGCCGGGGGCTGCGCAACACCCAGCACACCCTGTGGGCCTCCTGGGTGGTCGCGGGCGAGGAGCACCGGATCTACCACAGCGGTGACACCGGCTACTTCGAGGGCTTCAAGGACATCGGCGCCGGGCACGGCCCGTTCGACGCCACGATGATCCAGGTCGGCGCGTACTCGGAGTTCTGGCCCGACATCCACATGACGCCCGAGGAGGGCGTCCGGTCGCATCTCGACCTGCAGGGCGGCGATCCGGCCGGCGTGCTGCTGCCGATCCACTGGGGGACGTTCAACCTGGCACCGCACGCGTGGGCGGAGCCGGGGGAGTGGATGAAGGACGTCGCGGAGGAGGCCGGTCAGGCGGCGGTGTTCCCGCGGCCGGGTGAGCCGTTCGAGCCGGCGGGCGAGCTGCCGGTGGAGGCGTGGTGGCGGGCGGTGTCCGGTCCGATCGCGCAGCCGTGGCGGCGTCCGCGGGGTGCGGGGGCCGCGGCGGAGATGAGCAGCGGTGATCTCGACCTCGCCGGTGAACGGTGA
- a CDS encoding alpha-galactosidase: protein MPKVSQDGRTWLLSGPTSSYAVHLTDRDELVHLHWGPRIGLADARALARRPLPDYWPFESPLDGREEYPVEGGPRFVRPALSVRTREGRGTEWAFEGDESDDGELRLRFRDGGLTVTLHYRMRDDVVERWVTLDNRGPAVEVLRADSATWTLPDRESWRLSRLHGRWAAESRLARSPLDHGEVVVGSRRGHTGHQHLPWVALDTDATEERGEVYGCALGWSGSWRIAVARLPDARVQITGGAGHDDSGLLMLGTGETHVTPVFAGLWSDGGFGGASRAWHAYQRRHVVPDADRDRPVLFNSWEATGFDIREEQQRALAERAAAMGVELFVVDDGWFGARTSDRAGLGDWTPDPGRFPGGLRPLADHVHGLGMRFGIWVEPEMVNPDSDLYRAHPDWVQFRPGRRRTEFRNQLVLNLARTDVREHLWEQLDALLTDAPIDYVKWDFNRCFTDAGWPGDPYPQRLWTDHVHALYALLDRLRAAHPGVAFESCSGGGGRIDLGILGRTDQVWTSDNTDPLDRLAIQHGFSQIHPARVMAAWVTDSPNAMLNGRVSSLRFRFVSAMAGVLGVGGDLTRWTEEELAEAREWVALYKEIRPVVQRGDLYRLRAPEGGLSAVQYVLGDESVVLACLQAQHYGEPVPALRLRGLDAASAYECRAWGPPCPSGAESSGEGGVHRGAVLLHHGLRTGLRGDLDAAVFRLRRL, encoded by the coding sequence ATGCCGAAGGTGTCGCAGGACGGTCGTACGTGGCTCCTGTCGGGGCCGACGAGCAGCTACGCGGTCCACCTCACGGACCGCGACGAGCTGGTGCACCTGCACTGGGGCCCGAGGATCGGGCTCGCCGACGCCCGGGCGCTCGCCCGGCGTCCGCTGCCGGACTACTGGCCCTTCGAGTCCCCGCTGGACGGGCGCGAGGAGTACCCCGTCGAGGGCGGCCCCCGTTTCGTCCGCCCCGCCCTGTCCGTGCGCACGCGCGAGGGGCGCGGCACCGAGTGGGCCTTCGAGGGCGACGAGAGCGACGACGGCGAGCTCCGGCTCCGCTTCCGCGACGGCGGGCTGACCGTGACCCTGCACTACCGGATGCGCGACGACGTGGTCGAGCGCTGGGTGACCCTCGACAACCGGGGACCGGCCGTCGAGGTGCTGCGCGCCGACTCCGCCACCTGGACCCTCCCCGACCGCGAGTCCTGGCGGCTGTCCCGGCTGCACGGCCGCTGGGCCGCGGAGTCCCGGCTGGCCCGCTCCCCGCTCGACCACGGCGAGGTGGTCGTCGGCAGCCGCCGCGGCCACACCGGACACCAGCACCTGCCGTGGGTCGCGCTCGACACCGACGCCACCGAGGAGCGCGGCGAGGTCTACGGCTGCGCCCTCGGCTGGTCGGGCTCCTGGCGGATCGCGGTCGCCCGGCTTCCCGACGCGCGCGTGCAGATCACCGGCGGCGCGGGGCACGACGACTCGGGCCTGCTGATGCTGGGCACGGGGGAGACCCACGTCACTCCGGTCTTCGCCGGCCTGTGGAGCGACGGCGGCTTCGGCGGCGCCAGCCGCGCGTGGCACGCCTACCAGCGCAGGCACGTCGTCCCGGACGCGGACCGGGACCGGCCCGTGCTGTTCAACTCCTGGGAGGCCACCGGGTTCGACATCCGCGAGGAGCAGCAGCGGGCGCTCGCGGAGAGGGCCGCCGCGATGGGCGTGGAGCTGTTCGTGGTCGACGACGGCTGGTTCGGGGCCCGCACGAGCGACCGGGCCGGACTCGGGGACTGGACGCCCGACCCCGGCCGCTTCCCCGGCGGCCTGAGGCCGCTCGCCGACCACGTGCACGGGCTGGGCATGCGGTTCGGCATCTGGGTCGAGCCGGAGATGGTCAACCCGGACAGCGACCTGTACCGCGCCCACCCGGACTGGGTGCAGTTCCGGCCCGGGCGCAGACGTACGGAGTTCCGCAACCAGCTCGTCCTCAACCTCGCCCGCACCGACGTCCGGGAGCACCTCTGGGAACAGCTCGACGCGCTGCTCACCGACGCCCCGATCGACTACGTGAAGTGGGACTTCAACCGCTGCTTCACCGACGCGGGCTGGCCCGGCGACCCGTACCCGCAGCGGCTGTGGACCGACCACGTGCACGCCCTGTACGCCCTGCTGGACCGGCTGCGCGCGGCCCACCCGGGCGTGGCCTTCGAGTCCTGCTCGGGCGGCGGCGGGCGGATCGACCTCGGCATCCTCGGCCGCACCGACCAGGTGTGGACCTCGGACAACACCGACCCGCTCGACCGGCTCGCCATCCAGCACGGCTTCAGCCAGATCCACCCGGCGCGGGTCATGGCCGCCTGGGTCACCGACAGCCCGAACGCCATGCTGAACGGACGGGTCAGCTCCCTGCGCTTCCGGTTCGTCAGCGCCATGGCCGGGGTGCTCGGGGTCGGCGGCGACCTCACGCGGTGGACCGAGGAGGAGCTGGCCGAGGCGCGCGAGTGGGTCGCGCTCTACAAGGAGATCAGGCCCGTCGTCCAGCGCGGTGATCTGTACCGCCTGCGCGCCCCGGAGGGCGGGTTGAGCGCGGTGCAGTACGTCCTCGGTGACGAGAGCGTCGTCCTGGCCTGCCTCCAGGCGCAGCACTACGGGGAGCCCGTCCCCGCACTCCGGCTGCGGGGCCTCGACGCGGCGTCCGCGTACGAATGCCGTGCCTGGGGTCCCCCCTGCCCGAGCGGAGCCGAGAGCTCGGGGGAGGGCGGCGTGCACCGGGGTGCCGTGCTGCTGCACCACGGGCTGCGCACGGGGCTGCGCGGCGACCTGGACGCCGCGGTGTTCCGGTTGCGACGCCTGTGA
- a CDS encoding SGNH/GDSL hydrolase family protein, with translation MIGSYVAVGDSFTEGVGDPGPDGAFVGWADRFAVLLADRRPEGDFRYTNLAVRGKLLDQIMADQVPRAVELAPDLVSFCAGGNDIIRPGTDPDEVAERFERAIAALTAVSGTVMVTTGFDTRGVPVLKHLRGKIATYNGHVRAIADRYGCPVLDLWSLRSVQDRRAWDADRLHLSPEGHTRVALRAGQVLGLEVPADPEQPWPPLPPRGTFEVRRDDVQWAREYLVPWIGRRLRGESSGDHVTAKGTLSPDDIKVRIAAVA, from the coding sequence GTGATCGGGTCGTACGTGGCGGTGGGGGACAGCTTCACCGAGGGCGTCGGTGATCCCGGCCCCGACGGGGCGTTCGTCGGCTGGGCCGACCGGTTCGCCGTGCTGCTCGCCGACCGCCGGCCCGAAGGCGACTTCCGGTACACGAATCTCGCGGTGCGCGGAAAGCTGCTCGACCAGATCATGGCGGACCAGGTCCCGAGGGCCGTCGAACTCGCCCCCGATCTCGTCTCCTTCTGCGCGGGCGGCAACGACATCATCCGCCCGGGCACCGACCCGGACGAGGTGGCCGAGCGCTTCGAACGGGCGATCGCCGCGCTCACGGCCGTGTCCGGCACGGTCATGGTGACGACCGGGTTCGACACCCGTGGCGTGCCCGTGCTCAAGCACCTGCGCGGCAAGATCGCCACGTACAACGGGCACGTGCGGGCCATCGCCGACCGGTACGGCTGTCCCGTGCTCGACCTGTGGTCCCTCAGGAGCGTGCAGGACCGCAGGGCCTGGGACGCCGACCGGCTGCACCTGTCGCCCGAGGGGCACACCCGTGTGGCACTCCGCGCCGGGCAGGTCCTCGGCCTGGAGGTCCCGGCCGACCCGGAGCAGCCCTGGCCGCCCCTGCCGCCCCGCGGCACCTTCGAGGTCCGGCGGGACGACGTCCAGTGGGCCCGCGAGTACCTGGTGCCGTGGATCGGGCGCCGGCTGCGCGGGGAGTCGTCGGGCGACCACGTGACGGCCAAGGGGACCCTGTCGCCGGACGACATCAAGGTGCGGATCGCGGCGGTGGCGTGA
- a CDS encoding XRE family transcriptional regulator yields the protein MSSSETEPPAEPAGALPVVAPQLRALRRRASLTLEAAARDAGLSPAHLSRLETGQRQPSLPMLLSLARTYGTTVSELLGETAADRDAVVRAADMEPTAAGGWTYWPAGAPGRGMQALRVRVPHGSQGDIVRVHPGEEWLYVLKGRLRLRLGDTLHRLGPGDSAHFDSLTPHRIAAAGPDGVELLFVHTLLQSPTAALCLGPTHGEAP from the coding sequence ATGAGCTCCTCCGAGACGGAGCCGCCGGCCGAGCCGGCCGGCGCGCTCCCCGTGGTCGCGCCACAGCTGCGCGCCCTGCGGCGGCGGGCCTCCCTGACGCTGGAGGCCGCCGCCCGCGACGCGGGACTGTCGCCCGCCCACCTCTCCCGACTGGAGACGGGGCAGCGCCAGCCCTCGCTCCCGATGCTGCTCTCCCTCGCCCGCACCTACGGTACGACGGTCTCCGAACTGCTCGGTGAGACGGCCGCCGACCGGGACGCCGTGGTGCGCGCCGCCGACATGGAGCCCACGGCCGCGGGCGGCTGGACGTACTGGCCGGCCGGCGCCCCGGGACGCGGCATGCAGGCCCTGCGGGTGCGCGTGCCGCACGGCTCCCAGGGCGACATCGTGCGCGTCCACCCCGGCGAGGAGTGGCTGTACGTCCTCAAGGGGCGGCTGCGGCTGCGCCTCGGCGACACCCTGCACCGGCTCGGCCCGGGCGACAGCGCGCACTTCGACTCGCTGACCCCGCACCGCATCGCCGCCGCCGGCCCCGACGGGGTCGAGCTGCTGTTCGTCCACACCCTGCTGCAGAGTCCCACGGCCGCGCTGTGCCTGGGCCCGACCCACGGAGAGGCGCCATGA
- a CDS encoding M23 family metallopeptidase: MPAKGKHRRPKTQRFTRSIAVAGTGGAALALPLLGATGAHAATPETTPEKAVQSLSATGHKAAADKGGDARTYTVKAGDYLAKIAEDEDVDGGWKKLYTDNREAIGENPSLIHPGLKLSVDGKAAAGATEESSAPKASGSAPSGASKASSPEEPSAPSSQPAEAEQPAQSAPSDAGSADRAANASGYSSPVPGGGVGTGYKVAGSMWSSGYHTGVDFSVPTGTSLKAVGAGTVVSAGWAGAYGNQVVIKLDDGYYAQYAHLSSLSVSAGQTVSAGQQVGLSGSTGNSTGPHLHFEIRTSPNYGSDVDPVSYLRSKGVSL; this comes from the coding sequence ATGCCCGCGAAGGGTAAGCACCGCCGTCCCAAGACCCAGCGTTTCACCCGCTCCATCGCCGTCGCCGGAACCGGTGGCGCCGCGCTCGCCCTGCCGCTCCTCGGTGCCACCGGCGCGCACGCCGCCACGCCGGAGACGACTCCCGAGAAGGCCGTCCAGTCCCTTTCCGCCACCGGCCACAAGGCCGCCGCGGACAAGGGCGGCGACGCCCGCACGTACACCGTGAAGGCCGGCGACTACCTCGCGAAGATCGCCGAGGACGAGGACGTCGACGGCGGCTGGAAGAAGCTCTACACGGACAACCGCGAGGCCATCGGTGAGAACCCCTCGCTCATCCACCCCGGCCTGAAGCTCTCGGTCGACGGCAAGGCCGCCGCCGGCGCGACGGAGGAGTCCTCCGCGCCGAAGGCGTCCGGGTCCGCCCCCTCCGGCGCGTCGAAGGCCTCGTCGCCCGAGGAGCCCTCCGCCCCGTCGTCGCAGCCCGCCGAGGCGGAGCAGCCCGCGCAGTCCGCCCCCTCGGACGCCGGGTCCGCCGACCGGGCCGCGAACGCCTCCGGTTACAGCTCCCCGGTGCCCGGCGGCGGCGTCGGCACCGGCTACAAGGTGGCCGGCAGCATGTGGTCCAGCGGCTACCACACCGGTGTCGACTTCAGCGTCCCGACCGGCACCTCCCTGAAGGCCGTCGGCGCCGGCACGGTCGTCTCCGCCGGCTGGGCCGGCGCGTACGGCAACCAGGTCGTCATCAAGCTCGACGACGGCTACTACGCCCAGTACGCCCACCTGTCCTCGCTGTCCGTCTCGGCCGGCCAGACCGTGAGCGCCGGTCAGCAGGTCGGCCTCTCCGGCTCGACCGGCAACTCGACCGGTCCGCACCTGCACTTCGAGATCCGCACCTCGCCGAACTACGGCTCGGACGTGGACCCGGTCTCCTACCTCCGCTCGAAGGGCGTCTCCCTCTGA
- a CDS encoding tyrosine-protein phosphatase, which translates to MTQQIPSTEPELAGVRNFRDVGGLPTTDGRRVRHGVLFRSGHLAHATAEDAAFLSSLGLHTIFDFRNAADQKLEGPDVELPGVRNVNLPLSDPADGAEFWKMVRDGDLDQLRSILADGKGADRMIASYRTIIRQRTAEHSRVLLSLAEDSVPALMHCAAGKDRAGLSVAVTLLALGVERDAIFDDYLKSNAGHRRYKVQRSGSSASAYSPEVMELLSPLFDARAEYLSAALETVEETWGGVDPYLEKALGLTPGIRERLRERLLD; encoded by the coding sequence GTGACGCAGCAGATCCCGTCGACCGAACCCGAGCTGGCCGGTGTGCGCAACTTCCGCGACGTCGGCGGACTGCCGACCACGGACGGTCGGCGGGTGCGGCACGGGGTCCTGTTCCGCAGCGGTCACCTCGCCCACGCGACCGCGGAGGACGCCGCCTTCCTGTCCTCCCTGGGGCTGCACACGATCTTCGACTTCCGCAACGCGGCCGACCAGAAGCTCGAGGGGCCGGACGTCGAGCTGCCGGGCGTGCGCAACGTGAACCTGCCGCTGAGCGACCCGGCCGACGGCGCGGAGTTCTGGAAGATGGTGCGCGACGGCGATCTGGACCAGCTGCGCTCGATCCTCGCGGACGGCAAGGGCGCGGACCGGATGATCGCCTCGTACCGCACGATCATCAGGCAGCGCACCGCCGAGCACTCCCGGGTGCTGCTCTCGCTCGCCGAGGACAGCGTCCCCGCCCTGATGCACTGCGCGGCGGGCAAGGACCGCGCGGGCCTGTCGGTGGCGGTGACGCTGCTCGCCCTGGGCGTCGAGCGGGACGCGATCTTCGACGACTACCTGAAGTCCAACGCCGGGCACCGCCGCTACAAGGTGCAGCGCAGCGGCAGCTCCGCCTCGGCCTACTCCCCCGAGGTCATGGAGCTGCTCAGCCCGCTGTTCGACGCGCGCGCGGAGTACCTGTCGGCGGCGCTGGAGACCGTCGAGGAGACCTGGGGCGGTGTGGACCCCTACCTGGAGAAGGCGCTCGGGCTCACCCCCGGGATCCGGGAGCGGCTGCGCGAGCGCCTCCTCGACTGA
- the dxs gene encoding 1-deoxy-D-xylulose-5-phosphate synthase — MTILETIRQPRDLKALSEAELGELSQEIREFLVHAVARTGGHLGPNLGVVELTVALHRVFESPADRILWDTGHQSYVHKLLTGRQDFSKLRGKGGLSGYPSREESEHDVIENSHASTALGWADGLAKARQVRGEGGHVVAVIGDGALTGGMAWEALNNIAAAKDRPLIIVVNDNERSYAPTIGGLANHLAALRTTDGYERVLAWGKDVLQRTPVVGPTVYEALHGAKKGFKDAFAPQGLFEDLGLKYVGPIDGHDVKAVESALRRAKRFHGPVLVHCLTEKGRGYEPALAHEEDHFHTVGVMDPLTCAPLAPSGGPSWTSVFGEEIVRIGEEREDVVAITAAMLHPVGLGAFAERFPDRVWDVGIAEQHAAVSAAGLATGGLHPVVAVYATFLNRAFDQLLMDVALHRCGVTFVLDRAGVTGVDGPSHNGMWDLSVLQVVPGLRIAAPRDADQLRAQLREAVAVDDAPTLLRFPKESVGPAIPALDRVGGLDVLHRADDPQVLLVAVGVMAPVCLQAAELLRERGIGCTVVDPRWVKPVDPALPGLAARHRLVAVVEDNSRAAGVGSAVALALGDAEVDVPVRRFGIPEQFLAHAKRGEVLADIGLTPVEVAGRISASLAVGAEPSKQSPDRQEHQA; from the coding sequence GTGACGATCCTGGAGACCATCCGGCAACCACGTGACCTGAAGGCGCTGTCCGAGGCGGAACTCGGCGAACTGTCCCAAGAGATCAGAGAGTTCCTGGTGCACGCGGTGGCCAGGACCGGTGGTCACCTCGGTCCCAACCTGGGGGTGGTGGAGCTGACCGTCGCCCTGCACCGGGTCTTCGAGTCCCCGGCCGACCGGATCCTGTGGGACACCGGGCACCAGAGCTACGTCCACAAGCTCCTGACCGGCCGTCAGGACTTCTCCAAGCTGCGCGGCAAGGGCGGCCTGTCCGGCTACCCCTCGCGCGAGGAGTCCGAGCACGACGTCATCGAGAACAGCCACGCCTCCACGGCGCTCGGCTGGGCCGACGGGCTCGCCAAGGCCCGCCAGGTGCGGGGGGAGGGGGGCCACGTCGTCGCGGTGATCGGCGACGGCGCGCTGACCGGCGGCATGGCCTGGGAGGCGCTGAACAACATCGCCGCCGCCAAGGACCGCCCGCTGATCATCGTCGTCAACGACAACGAGCGCTCCTACGCCCCGACCATCGGCGGCCTCGCCAACCACCTGGCGGCCCTGCGCACCACCGACGGCTACGAACGCGTGCTGGCCTGGGGCAAGGACGTGCTCCAGCGCACACCCGTGGTCGGCCCCACCGTCTACGAGGCCCTGCACGGCGCGAAGAAGGGCTTCAAGGACGCGTTCGCCCCCCAGGGCCTCTTCGAGGACCTGGGCCTGAAGTACGTGGGGCCGATCGACGGGCACGACGTCAAGGCCGTGGAGTCCGCGCTGCGCCGCGCCAAGCGCTTCCACGGTCCCGTCCTGGTCCACTGCCTCACCGAGAAGGGCCGGGGCTACGAACCCGCCCTCGCCCACGAGGAGGACCACTTCCACACCGTCGGCGTGATGGACCCGCTCACCTGCGCGCCGCTCGCGCCGTCCGGCGGACCGTCCTGGACCTCGGTGTTCGGCGAGGAGATCGTCCGGATCGGGGAGGAACGCGAGGACGTGGTGGCGATCACCGCCGCCATGCTGCATCCGGTGGGCCTCGGTGCCTTCGCCGAGCGGTTCCCCGACCGGGTGTGGGACGTGGGCATCGCCGAGCAGCACGCGGCGGTGTCCGCGGCGGGCCTGGCCACCGGCGGCCTGCACCCGGTCGTCGCCGTCTACGCCACCTTCCTCAACCGCGCCTTCGACCAGCTGCTGATGGACGTGGCACTGCACCGCTGCGGGGTGACCTTCGTGCTGGACCGGGCCGGTGTCACCGGCGTCGACGGGCCCTCGCACAACGGCATGTGGGACCTGTCCGTCCTCCAGGTCGTCCCCGGCCTGCGCATCGCCGCGCCCCGCGACGCCGACCAGCTGCGCGCCCAGCTGCGCGAGGCGGTCGCCGTCGACGACGCGCCGACCCTGCTGCGGTTCCCGAAGGAGTCCGTCGGCCCGGCGATCCCGGCGCTCGACCGGGTCGGCGGCCTGGACGTGCTGCACCGCGCCGACGATCCCCAGGTGCTGCTGGTCGCCGTCGGAGTCATGGCCCCCGTCTGCCTCCAGGCCGCCGAACTGCTCCGGGAACGCGGCATCGGGTGCACCGTGGTCGACCCCCGCTGGGTCAAACCCGTCGACCCGGCCCTGCCCGGACTGGCCGCCCGGCACCGCCTGGTGGCCGTCGTCGAGGACAACAGCCGGGCGGCCGGGGTCGGTTCGGCGGTGGCGCTGGCGCTGGGCGACGCCGAGGTCGACGTGCCCGTGCGGCGGTTCGGCATCCCGGAGCAGTTCCTCGCGCACGCCAAGCGCGGTGAGGTCCTCGCCGACATCGGCCTGACGCCCGTCGAGGTCGCCGGACGGATCAGCGCGAGCCTCGCCGTGGGGGCGGAGCCGTCGAAACAGTCACCTGACCGACAGGAGCACCAGGCATGA
- a CDS encoding aspartate aminotransferase family protein, with amino-acid sequence MTTAESASESSRTGGFDLGALLAERGAERYELHTRYLNHQLPRMLHTIGFDKVYERAEGAYFWDADGDDYLDMLAGFGVMGLGRHHPVVRKALHDVLDASLADLTRFDCQPLPGLLAERLLAHSPHLDRVFFGNSGTEAVEGALKFARYATGRPRVLYCAHAFHGLTTGSLSVNGESGFRDGFAPLLPDTAVPLGDLDALERELRKGDVAALIVEPIQGKGVHEAPPGYLRAAQELLHRHKALLIADEVQTGLGRTGDFYAYQHEEGVEPDLVCVAKALSGGYVPVGATIGKDWIFKKVYSSMDRVLVHSASFGANAQAMAAGLAVLSVMEEEQIVANVRATGELLRTRLTALTGKYELLADVRGRGLMIGIEFGRPRSLKLRGRWAMLQAARKGLFAQMVVVPLLQRHRILTQVSGDHMEVIKLIPPLIIGEREVDRFVDAFTAVMDDAHEGGLVWEFGRTLVRQAVSHR; translated from the coding sequence ATGACCACTGCGGAGTCCGCGTCGGAGTCGTCACGGACGGGGGGTTTCGACCTCGGGGCGCTGCTGGCCGAGCGCGGGGCCGAGCGCTACGAGCTGCACACCCGGTACCTCAACCACCAGCTCCCGCGCATGCTGCACACCATCGGCTTCGACAAGGTCTACGAGCGTGCCGAGGGCGCCTACTTCTGGGACGCGGACGGCGACGACTACCTGGACATGCTCGCCGGGTTCGGGGTGATGGGCCTGGGCCGGCACCACCCCGTGGTCCGCAAGGCGCTGCACGACGTCCTGGACGCCTCCCTCGCCGACCTCACCCGCTTCGACTGCCAGCCGCTGCCCGGGCTGCTGGCCGAGAGGCTGCTCGCGCACAGCCCCCACCTGGACCGGGTCTTCTTCGGCAACAGCGGTACGGAGGCGGTCGAGGGCGCGCTGAAGTTCGCCCGGTACGCGACCGGCAGGCCGCGCGTCCTGTACTGCGCGCACGCCTTCCACGGTCTGACCACCGGTTCCCTGTCCGTCAACGGCGAGTCCGGCTTCCGGGACGGGTTCGCCCCGCTGCTGCCCGACACGGCCGTACCGCTCGGCGATCTCGACGCGCTGGAACGGGAGCTGCGCAAAGGAGACGTCGCCGCACTGATCGTCGAGCCGATCCAGGGCAAGGGCGTGCACGAGGCCCCGCCCGGCTACCTGCGCGCGGCGCAGGAACTGCTGCACCGGCACAAGGCGCTGCTGATCGCCGACGAGGTGCAGACCGGGCTGGGGCGGACCGGCGACTTCTACGCCTACCAGCACGAGGAGGGGGTCGAACCGGACCTGGTGTGCGTGGCCAAGGCGCTCTCCGGCGGATACGTGCCGGTGGGCGCCACGATCGGCAAGGACTGGATCTTCAAGAAGGTCTACTCGTCGATGGACCGGGTGCTGGTCCACTCGGCCAGCTTCGGGGCCAACGCCCAGGCGATGGCGGCCGGCCTCGCGGTGCTGTCGGTCATGGAGGAGGAGCAGATCGTCGCGAACGTCCGGGCCACCGGAGAGCTGCTGCGGACCCGGCTGACCGCGCTGACCGGGAAGTACGAGCTGCTCGCCGACGTCCGGGGCCGGGGCCTGATGATCGGCATCGAGTTCGGCCGGCCCCGGTCGCTGAAGCTGCGCGGCCGCTGGGCCATGCTCCAGGCCGCCCGCAAGGGGCTCTTCGCGCAGATGGTGGTCGTACCGCTGCTGCAACGGCACCGGATCCTCACCCAGGTCTCCGGCGACCACATGGAGGTGATCAAACTGATCCCGCCGCTGATCATCGGCGAGCGGGAGGTGGACCGGTTCGTGGACGCCTTCACCGCGGTGATGGACGACGCGCACGAGGGCGGCCTGGTGTGGGAGTTCGGCAGGACGCTGGTGAGGCAGGCGGTCTCGCACCGCTGA